From Aquificota bacterium, one genomic window encodes:
- the gatA gene encoding Asp-tRNA(Asn)/Glu-tRNA(Gln) amidotransferase subunit GatA: protein MLWKKSAYELVNLIKKREVHPKEVLESFYERFSQTEEKVKAYITPLYEEVLKEAERIDLSEDKPLLGIPVAIKDNINVKGYPTTCASKILQSYISPYDATVIERLRRAGALIVGKTNMDEFAMGSSTEYSAFFKTRNPWDLERVPGGSSGGSAVAVAVRSAPLSLGSDTGGSIRQPASFCGVIGLKPTYGRVSRYGLVAFASSLDQIGPFARKTEDIALIMEVISGHDPRDSTSSKREVPKFTQELGKDIKGLRVGIVKEFMEDGVEEGVKRAFEGFLKEMEKEGAYIEEISLPHVKYAIPCYYIIAPSEASSNLARYDGVRFGYRTEKYQDLIDMYSKTRDEGFGPEVKRRILLGTFALSAGYYDAYYLKAMRVRRLIAQDFEKAFERVDLIATPTSPTVAFRFGEKTDDPIAMYLSDVFTVSVNLAGLPGISIPIGMSNNLPVGGQLIGKAFDEASLLRVSYWWEQVYKHYEMEPLL, encoded by the coding sequence ATGCTTTGGAAAAAGTCCGCCTATGAGCTTGTAAACCTCATAAAGAAAAGGGAAGTGCATCCCAAAGAAGTGCTTGAAAGCTTCTATGAGAGGTTTTCTCAAACAGAAGAAAAGGTAAAGGCCTACATCACACCCCTCTATGAGGAGGTTTTAAAAGAAGCGGAAAGAATAGACCTTTCAGAAGACAAGCCTCTTTTGGGCATTCCAGTAGCTATAAAGGATAATATAAACGTAAAAGGCTATCCTACCACATGCGCCTCAAAGATACTCCAAAGCTATATATCTCCCTACGATGCCACAGTTATAGAAAGGCTAAGGAGGGCTGGAGCCCTTATAGTGGGAAAGACCAACATGGACGAGTTTGCCATGGGATCCTCCACCGAGTATTCTGCCTTTTTTAAGACAAGGAATCCATGGGACCTTGAGAGGGTGCCCGGTGGATCCTCCGGTGGCTCTGCGGTGGCTGTGGCGGTAAGGTCTGCACCCCTTTCCTTGGGTTCTGATACGGGAGGTTCTATTCGCCAGCCTGCCAGCTTCTGCGGTGTTATAGGCCTAAAGCCTACCTACGGTAGAGTATCCCGTTATGGCCTTGTAGCTTTTGCCTCCTCCCTTGACCAGATAGGTCCCTTTGCAAGAAAGACGGAGGATATAGCCCTCATTATGGAAGTAATCTCCGGGCATGACCCGAGGGATTCCACAAGCAGTAAAAGGGAAGTTCCCAAGTTCACACAGGAGCTTGGCAAGGATATAAAGGGTCTGAGGGTTGGCATAGTAAAGGAGTTTATGGAGGATGGTGTGGAGGAAGGTGTCAAAAGGGCCTTTGAAGGCTTTTTAAAGGAGATGGAAAAGGAAGGAGCTTACATAGAGGAGATCTCCCTCCCTCATGTGAAATACGCCATACCTTGCTACTATATAATAGCCCCCTCCGAGGCATCTTCCAACCTTGCCCGCTATGATGGTGTGAGGTTTGGCTACAGAACGGAGAAGTACCAAGACCTTATAGATATGTACTCCAAGACAAGGGACGAGGGCTTTGGGCCTGAGGTAAAGAGAAGGATACTCCTTGGCACATTTGCCCTCTCTGCGGGCTATTATGATGCCTATTACCTTAAGGCCATGAGGGTAAGAAGGCTCATAGCCCAAGACTTTGAAAAGGCCTTTGAAAGGGTAGACCTTATAGCCACTCCCACCTCACCAACGGTGGCCTTCCGCTTTGGAGAAAAGACGGATGATCCCATAGCCATGTACCTTTCAGATGTTTTCACAGTAAGTGTAAATTTGGCAGGACTTCCGGGCATATCCATTCCTATAGGCATGTCCAACAACCTGCCGGTGGGCGGACAGCTTATAGGTAAAGCCTTTGATGAGGCCTCCTTACTTAGAGTCTCCTACTGGTGGGAACAGGTTTATAAACACTATGAGATGGAGCCTCTTTTGTAA
- a CDS encoding class I SAM-dependent methyltransferase: MKVFDLYAKRYDLWYDLPFGSSVFPLEVECLKRCGPVESPSLEVGVGSGRFAKALNVDVGVDISFELLKMAKGRGLNVLMARAEELPFKDGSFKSIFMIVSLCFFEDPPKALRSARRVIREDGKLFLGLVLSDSPWAKFYIKKAKEGHPLYSHAKFYSFWEISNMLKEAGFELKEVFSTLFEEPQDQRPVKNREISKGFHPEGGFFCMVAEAIKA; encoded by the coding sequence ATGAAGGTTTTTGACCTTTATGCCAAAAGGTATGACCTTTGGTACGATTTGCCCTTTGGAAGTTCTGTCTTTCCTCTGGAGGTTGAGTGTTTAAAGAGGTGTGGTCCGGTGGAGAGTCCTTCCCTTGAGGTGGGTGTGGGCAGTGGAAGGTTTGCCAAGGCTTTGAATGTGGATGTGGGCGTGGATATTTCTTTTGAGCTTTTGAAGATGGCAAAAGGCAGAGGCCTAAATGTTCTTATGGCAAGGGCTGAGGAGCTTCCTTTCAAGGACGGAAGTTTTAAAAGCATCTTTATGATAGTTTCCCTTTGCTTTTTTGAAGACCCGCCGAAGGCCCTTAGGTCCGCAAGAAGGGTGATAAGGGAGGATGGGAAGCTCTTTTTGGGCCTTGTGCTGTCCGATAGTCCTTGGGCTAAGTTTTACATAAAGAAGGCAAAGGAAGGACATCCCCTATATTCTCATGCCAAGTTTTACAGCTTTTGGGAGATAAGTAATATGCTAAAAGAGGCAGGCTTTGAACTAAAAGAGGTCTTTAGCACCCTCTTTGAAGAGCCACAGGATCAAAGACCTGTAAAAAACAGGGAGATAAGTAAAGGCTTTCATCCAGAAGGGGGCTTTTTCTGTATGGTGGCTGAAGCAATTAAGGCTTAA
- a CDS encoding DUF3137 domain-containing protein, with amino-acid sequence MKSFEEFYNQELKPAVDNLEKERKKILSWSIFGFLFLMFGLFVVFSYFADASYSLFFIILGLIIYFSLAGFFLSGFKSRFKSQVIDKIIKFLDPSLEYKPKEYLPFEVFKKSLLFETKESVNRYTGSDLIKGNIGLTSVAFSQVHAEHKETHTYTDSQGRTQTETRWYTIFRGVLFVADFNKNFNTKVVVFPNSEGISWFDKLFSSTLRNLKPIKLEDPEFESLFNVYGEDQVESRYILSTSLMRRLVELWNRFKEAGAKDIRISFIDSYIFIAIDFRKDLLEPSLFSAIDYNRMWITYWRVKAFYDVVDDLNLNRRIWGKT; translated from the coding sequence ATGAAAAGTTTTGAAGAGTTTTATAACCAAGAGCTAAAACCTGCGGTTGATAATCTGGAAAAGGAGAGAAAAAAGATTCTATCCTGGTCCATTTTTGGTTTTCTATTCTTAATGTTTGGTCTATTTGTTGTTTTCTCTTACTTTGCTGATGCTTCTTACTCTTTATTTTTTATCATACTGGGTTTGATAATATACTTTTCCTTGGCTGGCTTTTTCCTTAGCGGCTTTAAAAGTAGGTTTAAGTCGCAAGTTATAGATAAGATAATCAAATTTCTTGACCCTTCCTTGGAGTATAAGCCAAAAGAGTATCTGCCCTTTGAGGTCTTTAAGAAAAGCCTACTTTTTGAAACAAAGGAGAGCGTGAATAGATATACCGGTAGCGACCTAATAAAAGGGAATATAGGTTTAACCTCTGTAGCCTTTAGCCAAGTGCATGCAGAACATAAAGAAACACACACCTATACAGATAGTCAAGGCAGAACACAAACGGAAACAAGATGGTACACCATATTTAGAGGTGTGCTTTTTGTGGCGGATTTTAACAAAAACTTTAACACTAAGGTGGTAGTATTTCCAAATTCGGAAGGTATAAGCTGGTTTGATAAGCTCTTTAGCTCTACCTTAAGGAACCTTAAGCCTATAAAGCTGGAGGACCCAGAGTTTGAAAGCTTGTTTAATGTATACGGTGAAGACCAAGTAGAATCGCGATACATACTTTCTACAAGTCTTATGAGAAGACTGGTGGAGCTTTGGAACAGGTTTAAAGAGGCGGGAGCAAAGGACATAAGAATATCTTTCATAGACTCCTACATCTTTATAGCCATAGACTTTAGAAAGGACCTTCTTGAACCTTCACTGTTTAGTGCCATAGACTACAATCGTATGTGGATTACCTACTGGAGGGTAAAAGCCTTTTATGATGTGGTGGACGACCTAAACCTCAACAGAAGGATATGGGGAAAGACTTAA
- a CDS encoding LemA family protein, giving the protein MEYLILAIVLLPLLFLVLAYNSLVRKRNEINNVLSSIDALLKKRYDLIPNLVATVKQYMEYEKSLLNQLTELRTKAISGSLSLQERERIDREISGLLRNIVVVAENYPDLKASQNFLQLQAALNEVEEQLSAARRALSAVITDYNTTIQSIPYNLIANLFGFKFYEWYQIPEEEREKPNIKELFKD; this is encoded by the coding sequence ATGGAATATCTTATTTTAGCTATAGTTCTACTACCTTTGCTGTTCCTTGTATTGGCTTATAACAGCCTTGTAAGGAAGAGGAACGAGATAAACAACGTGCTCTCCAGCATTGACGCCTTACTGAAGAAACGCTATGACCTCATACCGAACCTGGTGGCTACGGTAAAGCAGTATATGGAATACGAAAAAAGTCTTTTGAACCAGCTGACAGAGCTTAGGACAAAGGCTATAAGTGGAAGCCTATCTTTGCAAGAGAGGGAAAGGATAGACAGGGAGATAAGCGGACTTTTAAGGAATATAGTAGTGGTAGCGGAAAATTACCCAGACCTAAAGGCAAGCCAAAACTTCTTACAGCTACAGGCGGCATTGAACGAGGTGGAAGAACAGCTATCCGCCGCAAGGCGTGCCCTTAGTGCGGTAATAACTGACTACAACACCACCATACAAAGCATACCCTATAACCTTATAGCCAACCTTTTCGGCTTTAAATTCTACGAATGGTACCAAATACCAGAGGAAGAAAGAGAAAAACCAAACATAAAAGAACTCTTTAAAGATTAA
- the dnaJ gene encoding molecular chaperone DnaJ — protein sequence MANSTKRDYYEILGVPRNATQEEIKKAYRRLARKYHPDFNKDPEAQEKFKEINEAYQVLSDPEKRKLYDQYGHAAFSAQPGGQEYQEVVFQNIGDLFEEVFKGFGFEDIFERATRGRRREQRRPIKGEDIYYTVELSLEEAFRGTVVSIPLVREVACDACGGRGYDVNKGERVCPTCGGRGEVIQRQFFITISQTCPTCGGEGVIREACPKCRGRGTIPQREEVKVRIPPGVDTGSKIKAEGKGHAGRFGGPPGDLIITVKVKPHPIFERRGNNLYVDAYIKITEAMLGTEIEVPTLEGGRVKVKVPAGVQEGETIRVEGYGMSRLMSDGRGDLFVRIHIDIPKLGFFEKFFGDGKRIKQLLEELDKLLPEPKRIRERQT from the coding sequence ATGGCTAACTCAACCAAAAGGGATTACTATGAAATACTTGGAGTGCCAAGGAATGCCACCCAAGAGGAGATAAAGAAGGCTTACCGCAGGCTTGCCAGAAAGTATCACCCAGACTTTAACAAAGATCCAGAGGCTCAAGAGAAGTTCAAAGAGATAAACGAGGCCTACCAGGTGCTCTCAGACCCAGAAAAGAGGAAGCTTTACGACCAATATGGCCATGCAGCCTTCTCTGCCCAACCCGGAGGCCAAGAGTATCAAGAGGTGGTCTTTCAAAACATAGGAGACCTCTTTGAAGAGGTGTTTAAGGGCTTTGGCTTTGAGGATATCTTTGAAAGGGCCACAAGGGGTAGGAGAAGGGAGCAAAGAAGGCCTATAAAGGGAGAGGATATATACTACACCGTAGAGCTAAGCTTAGAGGAGGCCTTTAGAGGCACGGTGGTGAGCATACCCTTGGTGAGAGAGGTAGCATGCGATGCCTGTGGTGGAAGGGGCTACGATGTTAATAAGGGTGAAAGGGTATGTCCCACCTGCGGTGGAAGGGGCGAGGTAATTCAAAGGCAGTTCTTCATAACCATATCTCAGACCTGTCCTACCTGTGGTGGTGAAGGTGTTATAAGAGAAGCTTGTCCAAAATGTAGGGGCAGAGGCACCATACCCCAAAGGGAGGAGGTAAAGGTGAGAATACCGCCAGGCGTGGATACTGGAAGCAAAATAAAGGCGGAGGGCAAGGGCCATGCGGGTAGGTTTGGAGGTCCTCCGGGAGACCTTATAATAACCGTAAAGGTAAAGCCACATCCTATCTTTGAAAGAAGGGGCAACAACCTTTATGTGGATGCCTACATAAAGATAACAGAGGCCATGCTTGGCACAGAGATAGAAGTACCTACCCTTGAAGGTGGGAGAGTCAAAGTAAAAGTGCCTGCAGGAGTGCAGGAGGGAGAAACTATAAGGGTGGAAGGCTATGGCATGTCAAGGCTTATGTCGGATGGAAGAGGAGACCTTTTTGTAAGAATTCACATAGATATTCCAAAGCTTGGCTTTTTTGAAAAATTCTTTGGAGATGGTAAAAGGATAAAACAGCTCCTTGAGGAGCTTGACAAACTCCTACCAGAACCAAAACGGATAAGGGAGAGGCAGACATGA
- a CDS encoding helix-turn-helix transcriptional regulator, which yields MKKTKLYTIGVVASMFNIHPQTLRLYEKEGLIKPTRSKGRTRYYTEEDLQRLEFILTLSRNLGVNLAGIDIILRMKEQIEELEAQIQKLIEFIQKEFAEVYQKDENIKSIVLSERKDLLKIIKKQQ from the coding sequence ATGAAGAAGACAAAGCTTTATACCATAGGTGTAGTAGCCAGTATGTTTAATATACATCCACAAACGCTTAGACTATATGAGAAAGAAGGGCTTATAAAACCTACCAGAAGCAAAGGAAGGACAAGGTATTACACAGAGGAGGACCTACAAAGGCTTGAGTTTATACTAACGCTAAGCAGAAACCTCGGTGTGAACCTTGCCGGCATAGATATTATCCTTAGGATGAAAGAGCAGATAGAGGAGCTTGAGGCACAAATTCAAAAGCTCATTGAGTTTATACAAAAGGAGTTCGCAGAGGTTTATCAAAAGGATGAAAATATAAAGTCCATAGTCCTTTCAGAAAGAAAGGACCTTTTAAAGATAATAAAGAAGCAACAATAA
- a CDS encoding cation:proton antiporter regulatory subunit: protein MEIRETDLPGIGKKYSIRLREGRDLVLVIYNTGKREIYLMEEEEEASCVFSLTEEEAKELGFLVAGAVYQPIKAEKMELILKEVVMEWVKVESGSNLINKTIAELQIRRTTGVSVIAIDRKGKIIPSPDPYKERIELGDILIVVGTRPQINHFLELCGRCST, encoded by the coding sequence ATGGAAATTAGAGAAACAGACCTACCGGGCATAGGCAAAAAGTATTCTATAAGGTTAAGGGAGGGGAGAGATCTTGTTTTGGTTATTTACAACACGGGCAAAAGAGAAATATATCTTATGGAGGAGGAAGAAGAGGCAAGCTGTGTTTTTAGCCTGACGGAAGAAGAGGCAAAAGAGCTTGGATTTTTGGTGGCTGGGGCGGTTTATCAACCCATAAAGGCGGAAAAGATGGAGCTTATATTAAAGGAAGTGGTGATGGAATGGGTGAAGGTGGAAAGTGGTTCAAACCTTATAAACAAAACCATAGCAGAGCTTCAGATAAGGAGAACTACGGGTGTATCGGTAATAGCCATAGATAGGAAGGGAAAGATAATACCAAGCCCAGACCCTTATAAGGAAAGAATAGAATTAGGGGATATACTTATAGTGGTAGGTACAAGGCCACAGATAAACCACTTCTTGGAACTCTGCGGAAGGTGTAGCACATAG
- a CDS encoding cation:proton antiporter — protein MFSYYCFFAAFLLSRFKVPYILSFILAGLIGKLIFPTKIQETFTIFEHLAIVLLFFFIGLEYSFERLIGMKRLLKPGIIDFLFNFLPAFGLSYLFTQNFLFSLAVGAIIYPSSTAITAKLLMDYKRLVNPEAEFLIGVLIFEDLISIILLSLITGFTLKGSPDAVGLIRGLLALLLVLILLYIGKGLSERFFSYMDRKMEEDLVPFFVLGFLLVSSGISLSFGLSDALIAFMLGVIVPENSRVFGIIEKSLSELKDLSVGVFFFMFTFNSKLSFDFNPWFFIIIVFLSIITKFLSTYWGAHLYDIGNRAALRASLSFLQRGEFSVIFASFYEPAQSMAFLLVLITTLLGSFSFILAPDISLRVFPRKEKKVPPLVPPS, from the coding sequence GTGTTTTCCTACTATTGTTTTTTTGCTGCCTTCTTACTTTCAAGGTTTAAAGTGCCTTATATTCTTTCTTTTATACTGGCTGGGCTTATTGGTAAGCTTATCTTCCCCACTAAAATACAAGAAACATTTACCATCTTTGAACACTTAGCTATAGTACTCCTCTTCTTTTTTATAGGTCTTGAGTATTCCTTTGAAAGGCTCATAGGGATGAAAAGGCTTTTAAAGCCAGGCATTATAGACTTTCTTTTTAACTTTTTACCCGCCTTTGGCCTTTCCTATCTATTTACACAAAACTTCCTGTTTTCTTTAGCAGTAGGCGCCATAATTTATCCAAGTAGCACAGCCATAACTGCCAAGCTTCTTATGGACTACAAAAGGCTTGTAAATCCAGAGGCAGAGTTTTTGATAGGTGTTCTTATATTTGAAGATTTAATTAGCATTATCCTTCTTTCCCTTATTACAGGCTTTACCTTAAAAGGCAGTCCAGATGCTGTAGGGCTTATAAGAGGTTTGTTAGCTTTGCTTCTTGTGCTAATTCTCTTATACATTGGGAAGGGATTATCCGAAAGGTTTTTTAGTTATATGGATAGAAAAATGGAAGAAGATCTTGTTCCCTTTTTTGTTCTTGGCTTTTTGCTTGTATCTTCCGGAATTAGTCTAAGCTTTGGTCTATCAGATGCACTCATCGCTTTTATGCTTGGTGTTATTGTTCCAGAAAATAGTAGGGTTTTTGGAATTATAGAAAAATCTCTTTCTGAGCTGAAAGATCTATCTGTAGGTGTTTTCTTTTTCATGTTTACCTTTAATTCCAAGCTAAGCTTTGATTTTAACCCTTGGTTTTTCATAATTATTGTTTTTCTTTCTATAATTACCAAGTTTTTATCCACTTACTGGGGGGCTCACCTTTATGACATTGGGAATAGAGCTGCTCTTAGAGCTTCCTTGTCTTTCTTACAAAGGGGTGAGTTCTCTGTAATATTCGCCAGCTTTTATGAACCAGCACAATCCATGGCCTTTCTTCTTGTTCTTATAACAACCCTATTGGGAAGCTTTAGCTTCATCTTGGCTCCAGACATCTCTCTAAGGGTCTTCCCGAGGAAAGAGAAAAAAGTGCCTCCTCTAGTTCCTCCTTCTTAG
- a CDS encoding lysophospholipid acyltransferase family protein, with the protein MKKLKHNTSLLLVPFVAFLIRLIHKTIRWDKRIDYELYKGKIIALLHGNALGVAMLGIDRGIYALVSRFRDGDIAEKFLLSLGYRVIRGSTEEGKPQKGGSAGFLKLLRVLKEGQTVAITVDGPKGPYGKVKPGIILLAQKSGIPIIPVYVSFDWCIKLNTWDKFTIPLPFSKAKVRIGHPIWVLPEDTTDSKKEELEEALFSLSSGRPLERCLEPR; encoded by the coding sequence ATGAAGAAGTTAAAACATAACACTTCCCTTCTTTTAGTTCCTTTTGTGGCTTTTCTCATAAGGCTTATCCATAAAACCATAAGATGGGACAAAAGGATAGACTATGAGCTTTACAAAGGAAAAATAATAGCCCTTTTGCATGGTAATGCCCTTGGCGTGGCCATGCTTGGTATAGACAGAGGCATATATGCTTTGGTAAGCAGGTTTAGAGATGGAGATATTGCAGAAAAATTTTTGCTTAGCCTTGGCTATAGGGTTATAAGGGGCTCCACAGAGGAGGGAAAACCCCAGAAGGGTGGGAGCGCTGGGTTTTTAAAGCTTTTAAGAGTTTTAAAAGAAGGCCAAACGGTAGCTATAACAGTGGATGGCCCAAAGGGCCCCTATGGAAAAGTCAAACCCGGCATAATACTTTTGGCGCAAAAATCTGGAATACCTATAATTCCTGTGTATGTTAGCTTTGACTGGTGCATTAAGCTTAATACTTGGGATAAATTTACCATTCCACTCCCCTTTTCAAAAGCCAAGGTAAGGATAGGCCATCCCATATGGGTACTTCCAGAGGATACCACAGATTCTAAGAAGGAGGAACTAGAGGAGGCACTTTTTTCTCTTTCCTCGGGAAGACCCTTAGAGAGATGTCTGGAGCCAAGATGA
- a CDS encoding M23 family metallopeptidase, with protein sequence MRYRYRLEEKRERRLGFVRLIRRLAIFALFFIAFYLLFLSLGLRPQVSEESLRDLSLIPLEKTYHLKLNRPIKEIKLYIEEKDQKKEIYKAVFLEPQQELSFKLKAKDIGLKDGEANLLLEVSSGIFRSRTYHLKALVDTVPPKLDVISYTPYPSLGGTFALKVKVGEEAQVYVVQGEERYNLYPMGEGYYFGLLPVRLDREGIPFILYATDKAGNSTSQGLKLNIKQVSFKEDKINIDDNFINRAVYPLLKDEGKGLTPLEAFKRVNEVWRSRDVKKVEEIGKRSEPRVLWEGAFLQLPNSKVFATYGDIRHYYYNGEKVSESRHMGFDFASVERAPVPASNSGVVVFTGSLGIYGNTIIIDHGMGLMSLYGHLSEISVKEGQFVKKGEIIGRTGNTGFALGDHLHFGIVVQGYEVNPIEWLDPKWVKNSIISVFEAR encoded by the coding sequence ATGAGATACCGCTACAGGCTTGAGGAAAAAAGGGAAAGGAGGCTTGGCTTTGTAAGGCTTATAAGAAGGCTTGCCATATTTGCTTTGTTTTTTATCGCCTTTTATCTCCTGTTCCTTTCCTTGGGCCTGAGGCCTCAGGTTTCAGAGGAAAGTCTAAGAGATCTTTCCCTTATACCCCTTGAAAAGACATACCATTTAAAACTAAACAGGCCGATAAAAGAAATAAAACTGTACATAGAAGAAAAGGATCAAAAGAAAGAAATTTACAAAGCGGTTTTTTTGGAGCCTCAGCAAGAGCTTTCTTTTAAGCTAAAAGCGAAGGATATAGGTTTAAAAGACGGTGAGGCAAACTTACTTTTGGAGGTTTCTTCTGGTATATTTAGGAGCCGGACGTACCATCTTAAGGCTTTGGTAGATACAGTACCACCAAAGTTGGATGTGATTTCTTACACTCCATACCCATCACTTGGTGGCACCTTTGCTCTAAAGGTAAAGGTTGGAGAAGAAGCGCAGGTTTATGTAGTGCAAGGAGAAGAAAGGTATAACCTATACCCTATGGGCGAAGGCTATTACTTTGGGCTTTTGCCCGTAAGGCTTGATAGAGAAGGAATACCCTTTATCCTGTATGCTACAGATAAGGCAGGCAATTCCACATCACAGGGCCTTAAGCTAAACATAAAGCAAGTAAGCTTTAAGGAAGACAAGATAAACATAGACGATAACTTTATAAACAGAGCGGTATATCCCCTTTTGAAGGATGAAGGAAAGGGTCTTACACCCCTTGAGGCCTTTAAAAGGGTGAATGAGGTTTGGCGTTCAAGGGATGTCAAAAAGGTAGAAGAGATAGGCAAAAGGAGCGAGCCAAGGGTCCTTTGGGAAGGTGCCTTTTTGCAACTGCCAAACAGCAAGGTCTTCGCCACCTATGGAGATATAAGGCACTATTATTACAACGGGGAGAAGGTAAGCGAAAGCAGGCATATGGGCTTTGATTTTGCCTCTGTAGAAAGGGCGCCTGTGCCAGCTTCCAACTCGGGCGTGGTAGTCTTTACCGGAAGTCTTGGCATATATGGAAATACAATAATCATTGACCATGGCATGGGCCTTATGAGCCTTTATGGGCATCTTTCGGAGATAAGCGTAAAGGAAGGACAGTTTGTAAAAAAGGGTGAGATAATAGGAAGGACTGGGAATACAGGCTTTGCTTTGGGAGACCATCTTCACTTTGGTATAGTAGTACAGGGCTATGAGGTAAATCCAATTGAATGGCTAGATCCCAAATGGGTAAAGAACAGCATTATTTCTGTATTTGAAGCAAGATGA
- a CDS encoding 50S ribosomal protein L11 methyltransferase, whose amino-acid sequence MHYKKYVYKLSPEDFYQFLIDYGRGVEVLSEGESFVEFALYEPIEGLEPLEVLEVEVIPPQKAFRPVKVKDIMVLPSWIKPVVIRQGVAFGTGLHPTTKLCLYLMQEFLKEDWSLLDVGTGTGILAIAGKRLGASRVLAIDIDPQATEECIHNSKENCVDIECLQAEPKDIKEAFDLLVANLELEIFKRELKYLKNLFKRVAIFSGIYGKEELKEFLKMLDVKPAKIKRLENWYGVVVKR is encoded by the coding sequence ATGCACTATAAAAAGTATGTCTATAAGCTTTCGCCAGAGGACTTTTATCAGTTTTTAATTGATTACGGAAGAGGCGTGGAGGTACTTTCCGAGGGTGAATCCTTTGTAGAGTTTGCCCTTTATGAACCCATTGAGGGTCTTGAGCCTTTGGAAGTTTTAGAAGTTGAAGTTATACCACCTCAGAAGGCCTTTAGGCCTGTGAAAGTAAAGGATATTATGGTTTTACCCTCTTGGATAAAGCCTGTGGTAATAAGGCAGGGTGTGGCCTTTGGCACGGGTTTGCACCCTACTACCAAGCTATGCCTTTATCTTATGCAGGAGTTTTTAAAGGAGGACTGGTCTCTTTTGGATGTAGGCACTGGCACAGGTATTCTGGCTATAGCAGGAAAAAGGCTTGGAGCCAGCAGGGTTTTGGCCATTGATATAGACCCACAGGCCACAGAAGAGTGCATACACAATAGCAAAGAAAACTGTGTAGATATAGAGTGCCTTCAGGCAGAGCCAAAGGACATAAAAGAGGCCTTTGACCTTCTGGTGGCAAACCTTGAGCTGGAGATATTCAAAAGGGAGCTAAAATATCTTAAAAACCTCTTTAAAAGGGTGGCCATCTTCTCCGGCATATATGGAAAAGAAGAGCTAAAGGAGTTTTTAAAGATGCTTGATGTTAAACCTGCTAAAATTAAAAGGCTGGAAAACTGGTATGGTGTGGTGGTCAAAAGATGA
- a CDS encoding energy-coupling factor ABC transporter ATP-binding protein: MIELRDIYYSYNGEDVLRDISFKIFEGDRVVLLGPNGSGKTTLLKILNGLIFPKKGAYFYKDIEIKEKTLRDKNINRWFRKEVVLLFQNPEVMLFNPTVYDEIAFGLRQLGMEEKMIKEEVHYWAERLDLMPFLNRPPYELSGGQKQRLCLACLLVLRPKVLLLDEPTANLDSKTTQLLIELLWDMEITSLVATNNLNLVQDLGNKLLVLGEDHTILYYGEMKDLLEDKDMLIKAGLLWRGTIYNRRDAL, encoded by the coding sequence ATGATTGAGCTGAGGGATATCTATTACAGCTACAACGGAGAGGATGTTTTAAGGGATATAAGCTTTAAAATCTTTGAAGGTGATAGGGTTGTTTTACTTGGCCCAAACGGCTCTGGGAAGACCACCCTTTTGAAGATACTAAACGGCCTCATCTTTCCTAAAAAAGGCGCATACTTTTACAAGGACATAGAGATAAAGGAAAAGACTCTGAGGGATAAAAATATAAACAGATGGTTTAGGAAAGAAGTGGTATTACTCTTTCAAAACCCGGAGGTGATGCTTTTTAATCCTACCGTTTACGATGAGATAGCCTTTGGCCTAAGACAGTTGGGGATGGAGGAGAAGATGATAAAAGAAGAGGTGCATTACTGGGCCGAAAGGCTTGACCTTATGCCCTTCCTCAACAGGCCACCCTATGAACTAAGCGGAGGCCAAAAACAGAGGCTCTGCCTTGCATGCCTGCTTGTCCTAAGGCCTAAGGTGCTTCTCCTTGATGAGCCAACGGCCAATTTGGACTCCAAAACTACCCAATTGTTGATAGAGCTACTTTGGGATATGGAGATTACCAGCCTTGTGGCTACAAACAACCTCAACCTTGTGCAAGACCTTGGAAATAAGCTTTTGGTCCTCGGAGAGGATCACACAATCCTATACTATGGAGAGATGAAAGACCTTTTGGAGGACAAGGATATGCTTATAAAGGCTGGACTATTGTGGAGAGGCACAATATATAATAGAAGGGATGCACTATAA